From a single Brassica oleracea var. oleracea cultivar TO1000 chromosome C5, BOL, whole genome shotgun sequence genomic region:
- the LOC106293101 gene encoding disease resistance protein TAO1-like isoform X1: MKMCIMRLVFLKDIFRSARLMALSALPRLCEHHVFPSFHGPDVRRGFLSYLLKEFREKGIDVFIDNDIERSKLIGPELTEAIRGSLIAVVLISKNYASSTWCLNELAEIMKCRDEDKQTVEVIFYEVDPSDVKKQKGDFGAVFEKTCAEKTTEEIERWRKALQIVAQLAGYHTSNFDDDAAMIERIVIDVSNKLNDYTTSNDSNSLVGIDIHIGEIESLLSLESAEVRMVGIWGPAGIGKTTIARALYRQLSSKFTHAAFIESIKGKFELNYRDEHAFMLHLQEQLLSKTLNQKDLKIGHLGVAKARLKNKKVLVVLDDVDDLKQLEAMTDKTCWFGPQSRIIITTKDKKLLVAHEINHIYQVGFPSTSEALEILCLSAFRQNSPSLGFEDMAIEVTRLAGRLPLGLRVFGAYLRGMSKDQWIHALPRLRTSLDGDIEKVLRFSYDALCKEDQELFLHIACFLKGEWITDVVECLAESRLNVNHGLHVLFDKCFISLRKWGRLAVHNLLEQLAKDIVRKQSDNPGKRQFLVDAQDICDVLEENAGTETIRGIDFDLSEVRGNLIIDERAFEGMSRLQFLRFRKRGLYENTKLLLPQGLKFRASKLRFLEWDQFPLTCFPREFQPRRLVKLMMKHSKLEKLWEGPIPLPCLKLMELSSSSYLKELPDLSNVTNLKTLNACYCSSLSEISSIGKSTSLEELNLACCFELIVIPSSIGNAINLEILNVGICQGLVELPSSIWSLKKLKKLLIFGCSKLNHLGSQLRSFPDFSGNITEFDMSNTAIEEFPSSIMAFSCLRKLSTITAESFKVFPDVPDTIEVIHLHNAGIEEIPPSIQNLSRLTELSMLSCKKLKVLPTNVNLQSLHSLDLSSCTQLRTFPEISTSFRFLNLSNTAIEEVPSSIWSWSSLLELILEDCNSLLVFHSFPDNIEELDLDLSNTGTDFQGEGLDSVQTLGINLKGCKNLGSLPHIPHFVSTLDASNCESLESIDGFFTNPERCLSFANCFKLSEAARELIEESDYKFALLPGGELPADFDHRAREGLLTVNLYPSPLPLFFRFKACLLLLHRQYDEDEDESEEDEDEDESEDEEDEDASEEDEDNKLMCDIRCVQNGVDIGRGSCKYKLPAILGSKEHLYFLKSSISLNLPKTGVNFSELNFEFKTTSKYWDVKDFAVQILEDPDVHDDQGCCEDTHNEAEYNETADIKIEKLTRWNNVKKNLFKRFPCDMDERVERAE, translated from the exons ATGAAGATGTGTATTATGAG ATTGGTTTTTCTGAAAGACATTTTCAGATCTGCTCGTCTGATGGCTCTTTCTGCTTTGCCTCGCCTTTGTGAACACCATGTCTTTCCTAGCTTCCACGGGCCAGATGTCCGTAGAGGCTTTCTCAGCTACTTACTGAAGGAGTTCAGGGAGAAAGGAATCGACGTCTTCATAGACAATGACATAGAGAGGAGCAAGTTGATTGGTCCCGAGCTCACAGAAGCTATAAGAGGATCGTTAATTGCAGTTGTCTTGATCTCGAAGAACTACGCTTCATCAACATGGTGTCTGAACGAGTTGGCGGAGATCATGAAGTGCAGGGATGAAGATAAGCAGACGGTGGAGGTGATTTTCTATGAAGTGGATCCATCTGACGTGAAAAAGCAGAAGGGAGACTTCGGAGCTGTCTTTGAGAAAACTTGTGCAGAGAAGACAACGGAGGAAATTGAGAGATGGAGGAAAGCTTTGCAGATTGTGGCTCAACTCGCTGGTTACCATACAAGTAACTT TGATGATGATGCAGCCATGATTGAAAGAATTGTTATTGATGTTTCGAACAAGCTCAATGATTATACAACATCAAATGATTCCAACAGCTTGGTTGGGATTGATATTCATATCGGAGAGATAGAGTCATTGTTGTCCTTAGAATCAGCTGAAGTTCGGATGGTTGGTATCTGGGGCCCTGCTGGAATTGGTAAGACGACCATCGCCAGAGCTTTATATAGACAGCTCTCTAGTAAGTTTACACATGCTGCTTTTATTGAGAGTATCAAAGGAAAGTTTGAGCTAAACTATCGAGACGAGCACGCCTTCATGTTGCATTTACAAGAACAACTTTTGTCTAAGACTTTAAATCAGAAAGATCTAAAAATAGGTCATCTGGGTGTGGCAAAGGCAAGGCTGAAGAACAAGAAGGTGCTTGTCGTTCTTGATGATGTGGATGACTTAAAGCAGCTAGAAGCTATGACTGACAAAACTTGCTGGTTTGGGCCTCAAAGTAGGATTATCATCACGACAAAGGATAAAAAGCTTTTGGTAGCACATGAGATCAACCATATTTACCAAGTGGGTTTTCCATCTACATCTGAAGCTCTTGAAATTCTCTGTCTGTCTGCTTTTCGTCAAAATTCACCTTCATTAGGGTTTGAGGACATGGCCATAGAAGTTACACGGCTCGCCGGCCGTCTTCCTTTGGGTCTACGTGTTTTTGGCGCTTATCTGCGAGGAATGTCCAAAGATCAGTGGATACATGCATTGCCTCGACTTAGGACGAGTCTTGATGGGGATATTGAGAAAGTATTAAGGTTCAGCTATGATGCTTTATGCAAGGAAGATCAAGAATTGTTTCTTCATATAGCATGTTTTCTCAAAGGTGAATGGATTACTGACGTGGTGGAGTGTCTTGCGGAGAGTCGTTTGAACGTCAACCACGGGCTCCATGTGTTGTTCGATAAATGTTTCATATCTTTACGCAAATGGGGACGGTTGGCGGTGCATAATTTGCTTGAGCAATTGGCTAAAGATATTGTCCGTAAACAGTCTGATAATCCTGGGAAACGTCAGTTCTTGGTGGATGCTCAGGACATTTGTGATGTACTCGAGGAAAATGCT GGCACTGAAACTATTAGAGGAATAGATTTTGACTTATCGGAAGTCAGGGGAAACTTAATCATTGACGAGCGAGCCTTTGAAGGGATGTCTAGGCTCCAGTTCTTAAGATTCCGGAAACGGGGTTTGTATGAAAACACCAAACTTCTCTTACCCCAGGGTCTGAAGTTTAGAGCTAGTAAACTTAGATTTCTTGAATGGGATCAGTTTCCGCTTACATGTTTTCCTCGTGAGTTTCAACCACGGCGCCTTGTCAAACTTATGATGAAGCACAGCAAGCTTGAAAAGCTGTGGGAAGGACCTATT CCGCTCCCATGTCTGAAGCTGATGGAGCTGTCTAGTTCCAGCTACCTCAAAGAACTTCCGGATCTGTCTAATGTCACTAATCTTAAGACACTGAATGCTTGTTATTGCTCAAGTCTGTCGGAGATCTCCTCCATTGGGAAGTCCACTAGTCTCGAGGAGTTGAATCTCGCTTGTTGCTTCGAGTTGATTGTGATCCCTTCTTCCATCGGGAATGCCATTAATCTCGAGATATTGAATGTCGGGATATGCCAGGGTCTGGTTGAACTCCCATCCTCTATTTGGAGCCTCAAGAAGTTAAAGAAACTGTTAATTTTTGGATGCTCAAAGCTAAACCATTTGGGGTCACAGTTGAGAAGCTTTCCTGATTTTTCCGGAAACATTACAGAATTCGATATGAGTAATACAGCGATAGAAGAATTCCCTTCATCAATCATGGCTTTTTCGTGTCTTCGTAAGCTCTCAACAATAACTGCGGAAAGCTTCAAGGTGTTTCCAGATGTTCCTGACACCATCGAAGTGATACATTTGCACAATGCGGGAATAGAAGAAATTCCTCCCTCGATTCAGAATCTCTCACGTCTCACTGAACTGAGCATGCTTAGCTGCAAGAAGTTAAAGGTCCTTCCAACCAACGTCAACCTGCAATCTCTCCATTCACTTGATCTCAGTTCCTGCACACAATTGAGAACGTTTCCAGAGATATCTACAAGCTTTAGATTTCTTAATCTGAGCAATACTGCTATAGAAGAAGTCCCTTCATCCATATGGTCTTGGTCCAGTCTTCTTGAATTGATCTTGGAAGATTGCAACAGCCTTCTGGTGTTCCATAGTTTTCCTGACAACATCGAAGAGTTGGACTTGGACTTGAGCAATACGGGAACAGATTTCCAAGGTGAGGGTCTGGACAGTGTTCAAACATTAGGTATAAACCTCAAAGGGTGCAAGAATCTTGGTTCATTGCCCCACATTCCGCATTTCGTCTCAACCCTTGATGCATCTAACTGTGAGTCGCTGGAGAGTATAGATGGCTTCTTTACCAATCCAGAAAGATGTCTCAGCTTTGCTAATTGTTTCAAGCTGAGCGAAGCAGCGAGAGAACTCATCGAGGAATCGGATTACAAGTTTGCGCTCTTACCTGGTGGAGAACTGCCTGCAGACTTTGATCACCGAGCAAGAGAGGGTTTACTAACTGTCAATTTGTATCCGAGCCCTCTTCCTTTATTCTTCAGATTTAAAGCTTGTCTTTTGCTGCTTCATAGACAATATGATGAGGACGAGGATGAAAGTGAGGAGGATGAGGACGAGGATGAAAGTGAGGATGAGGAGGACGAGGATGCCAGTGAGGAGGATGAGGACAATAAATTGATGTGCGACATCCGGTGCGTTCAGAATGGCGTCGATATTGGACGTGGATCATGCAAGTACAAGCTGCCCGCAATACTGGGATCCAAGGAGCATCTGTATTTCTTGAAATCTTCCATTTCACTAAACCTTCCTAAAACAGGTGTGAATTTCAGCGAGCTTAATTTTGAGTTCAAGACCACTAGTAAATACTGGGATGTAAAAGACTTTGCTGTACAAATCTTGGAAGACCCTGATGTTCATGATGACCAAGGATGCTGTGAAGATACTCACAACGAAGCTGAGTACAATGAAACTGCTGACATCAAGATAGAGAAACTTACACGCTGGAACAATGTGAAGAAGAACCTATTTAAGAG GTTTCCGTGCGACATGGATGAAAGAGTAGAGAGGGCAGAATAG
- the LOC106293101 gene encoding disease resistance protein TAO1-like isoform X3 produces the protein MKMCIMRLVFLKDIFRSARLMALSALPRLCEHHVFPSFHGPDVRRGFLSYLLKEFREKGIDVFIDNDIERSKLIGPELTEAIRGSLIAVVLISKNYASSTWCLNELAEIMKCRDEDKQTVEVIFYEVDPSDVKKQKGDFGAVFEKTCAEKTTEEIERWRKALQIVAQLAGYHTSNFDDDAAMIERIVIDVSNKLNDYTTSNDSNSLVGIDIHIGEIESLLSLESAEVRMVGIWGPAGIGKTTIARALYRQLSSKFTHAAFIESIKGKFELNYRDEHAFMLHLQEQLLSKTLNQKDLKIGHLGVAKARLKNKKVLVVLDDVDDLKQLEAMTDKTCWFGPQSRIIITTKDKKLLVAHEINHIYQVGFPSTSEALEILCLSAFRQNSPSLGFEDMAIEVTRLAGRLPLGLRVFGAYLRGMSKDQWIHALPRLRTSLDGDIEKVLRFSYDALCKEDQELFLHIACFLKGEWITDVVECLAESRLNVNHGLHVLFDKCFISLRKWGRLAVHNLLEQLAKDIVRKQSDNPGKRQFLVDAQDICDVLEENAGTETIRGIDFDLSEVRGNLIIDERAFEGMSRLQFLRFRKRGLYENTKLLLPQGLKFRASKLRFLEWDQFPLTCFPREFQPRRLVKLMMKHSKLEKLWEGPIPLPCLKLMELSSSSYLKELPDLSNVTNLKTLNACYCSSLSEISSIGKSTSLEELNLACCFELIVIPSSIGNAINLEILNVGICQGLVELPSSIWSLKKLKKLLIFGCSKLNHLGSQLRSFPDFSGNITEFDMSNTAIEEFPSSIMAFSCLRKLSTITAESFKVFPDVPDTIEVIHLHNAGIEEIPPSIQNLSRLTELSMLSCKKLKVLPTNVNLQSLHSLDLSSCTQLRTFPEISTSFRFLNLSNTAIEEVPSSIWSWSSLLELILEDCNSLLVFHSFPDNIEELDLDLSNTGTDFQGEGLDSVQTLGINLKGCKNLGSLPHIPHFVSTLDASNCESLESIDGFFTNPERCLSFANCFKLSEAARELIEESDYKFALLPGGELPADFDHRAREGLLTVNLYPSPLPLFFRFKACLLLLHRQYDEDEDESEEDEDEDESEDEEDEDASEEDEDNKLMCDIRCVQNGVDIGRGSCKYKLPAILGSKEHLYFLKSSISLNLPKTDPDVHDDQGCCEDTHNEAEYNETADIKIEKLTRWNNVKKNLFKRFPCDMDERVERAE, from the exons ATGAAGATGTGTATTATGAG ATTGGTTTTTCTGAAAGACATTTTCAGATCTGCTCGTCTGATGGCTCTTTCTGCTTTGCCTCGCCTTTGTGAACACCATGTCTTTCCTAGCTTCCACGGGCCAGATGTCCGTAGAGGCTTTCTCAGCTACTTACTGAAGGAGTTCAGGGAGAAAGGAATCGACGTCTTCATAGACAATGACATAGAGAGGAGCAAGTTGATTGGTCCCGAGCTCACAGAAGCTATAAGAGGATCGTTAATTGCAGTTGTCTTGATCTCGAAGAACTACGCTTCATCAACATGGTGTCTGAACGAGTTGGCGGAGATCATGAAGTGCAGGGATGAAGATAAGCAGACGGTGGAGGTGATTTTCTATGAAGTGGATCCATCTGACGTGAAAAAGCAGAAGGGAGACTTCGGAGCTGTCTTTGAGAAAACTTGTGCAGAGAAGACAACGGAGGAAATTGAGAGATGGAGGAAAGCTTTGCAGATTGTGGCTCAACTCGCTGGTTACCATACAAGTAACTT TGATGATGATGCAGCCATGATTGAAAGAATTGTTATTGATGTTTCGAACAAGCTCAATGATTATACAACATCAAATGATTCCAACAGCTTGGTTGGGATTGATATTCATATCGGAGAGATAGAGTCATTGTTGTCCTTAGAATCAGCTGAAGTTCGGATGGTTGGTATCTGGGGCCCTGCTGGAATTGGTAAGACGACCATCGCCAGAGCTTTATATAGACAGCTCTCTAGTAAGTTTACACATGCTGCTTTTATTGAGAGTATCAAAGGAAAGTTTGAGCTAAACTATCGAGACGAGCACGCCTTCATGTTGCATTTACAAGAACAACTTTTGTCTAAGACTTTAAATCAGAAAGATCTAAAAATAGGTCATCTGGGTGTGGCAAAGGCAAGGCTGAAGAACAAGAAGGTGCTTGTCGTTCTTGATGATGTGGATGACTTAAAGCAGCTAGAAGCTATGACTGACAAAACTTGCTGGTTTGGGCCTCAAAGTAGGATTATCATCACGACAAAGGATAAAAAGCTTTTGGTAGCACATGAGATCAACCATATTTACCAAGTGGGTTTTCCATCTACATCTGAAGCTCTTGAAATTCTCTGTCTGTCTGCTTTTCGTCAAAATTCACCTTCATTAGGGTTTGAGGACATGGCCATAGAAGTTACACGGCTCGCCGGCCGTCTTCCTTTGGGTCTACGTGTTTTTGGCGCTTATCTGCGAGGAATGTCCAAAGATCAGTGGATACATGCATTGCCTCGACTTAGGACGAGTCTTGATGGGGATATTGAGAAAGTATTAAGGTTCAGCTATGATGCTTTATGCAAGGAAGATCAAGAATTGTTTCTTCATATAGCATGTTTTCTCAAAGGTGAATGGATTACTGACGTGGTGGAGTGTCTTGCGGAGAGTCGTTTGAACGTCAACCACGGGCTCCATGTGTTGTTCGATAAATGTTTCATATCTTTACGCAAATGGGGACGGTTGGCGGTGCATAATTTGCTTGAGCAATTGGCTAAAGATATTGTCCGTAAACAGTCTGATAATCCTGGGAAACGTCAGTTCTTGGTGGATGCTCAGGACATTTGTGATGTACTCGAGGAAAATGCT GGCACTGAAACTATTAGAGGAATAGATTTTGACTTATCGGAAGTCAGGGGAAACTTAATCATTGACGAGCGAGCCTTTGAAGGGATGTCTAGGCTCCAGTTCTTAAGATTCCGGAAACGGGGTTTGTATGAAAACACCAAACTTCTCTTACCCCAGGGTCTGAAGTTTAGAGCTAGTAAACTTAGATTTCTTGAATGGGATCAGTTTCCGCTTACATGTTTTCCTCGTGAGTTTCAACCACGGCGCCTTGTCAAACTTATGATGAAGCACAGCAAGCTTGAAAAGCTGTGGGAAGGACCTATT CCGCTCCCATGTCTGAAGCTGATGGAGCTGTCTAGTTCCAGCTACCTCAAAGAACTTCCGGATCTGTCTAATGTCACTAATCTTAAGACACTGAATGCTTGTTATTGCTCAAGTCTGTCGGAGATCTCCTCCATTGGGAAGTCCACTAGTCTCGAGGAGTTGAATCTCGCTTGTTGCTTCGAGTTGATTGTGATCCCTTCTTCCATCGGGAATGCCATTAATCTCGAGATATTGAATGTCGGGATATGCCAGGGTCTGGTTGAACTCCCATCCTCTATTTGGAGCCTCAAGAAGTTAAAGAAACTGTTAATTTTTGGATGCTCAAAGCTAAACCATTTGGGGTCACAGTTGAGAAGCTTTCCTGATTTTTCCGGAAACATTACAGAATTCGATATGAGTAATACAGCGATAGAAGAATTCCCTTCATCAATCATGGCTTTTTCGTGTCTTCGTAAGCTCTCAACAATAACTGCGGAAAGCTTCAAGGTGTTTCCAGATGTTCCTGACACCATCGAAGTGATACATTTGCACAATGCGGGAATAGAAGAAATTCCTCCCTCGATTCAGAATCTCTCACGTCTCACTGAACTGAGCATGCTTAGCTGCAAGAAGTTAAAGGTCCTTCCAACCAACGTCAACCTGCAATCTCTCCATTCACTTGATCTCAGTTCCTGCACACAATTGAGAACGTTTCCAGAGATATCTACAAGCTTTAGATTTCTTAATCTGAGCAATACTGCTATAGAAGAAGTCCCTTCATCCATATGGTCTTGGTCCAGTCTTCTTGAATTGATCTTGGAAGATTGCAACAGCCTTCTGGTGTTCCATAGTTTTCCTGACAACATCGAAGAGTTGGACTTGGACTTGAGCAATACGGGAACAGATTTCCAAGGTGAGGGTCTGGACAGTGTTCAAACATTAGGTATAAACCTCAAAGGGTGCAAGAATCTTGGTTCATTGCCCCACATTCCGCATTTCGTCTCAACCCTTGATGCATCTAACTGTGAGTCGCTGGAGAGTATAGATGGCTTCTTTACCAATCCAGAAAGATGTCTCAGCTTTGCTAATTGTTTCAAGCTGAGCGAAGCAGCGAGAGAACTCATCGAGGAATCGGATTACAAGTTTGCGCTCTTACCTGGTGGAGAACTGCCTGCAGACTTTGATCACCGAGCAAGAGAGGGTTTACTAACTGTCAATTTGTATCCGAGCCCTCTTCCTTTATTCTTCAGATTTAAAGCTTGTCTTTTGCTGCTTCATAGACAATATGATGAGGACGAGGATGAAAGTGAGGAGGATGAGGACGAGGATGAAAGTGAGGATGAGGAGGACGAGGATGCCAGTGAGGAGGATGAGGACAATAAATTGATGTGCGACATCCGGTGCGTTCAGAATGGCGTCGATATTGGACGTGGATCATGCAAGTACAAGCTGCCCGCAATACTGGGATCCAAGGAGCATCTGTATTTCTTGAAATCTTCCATTTCACTAAACCTTCCTAAAACAG ACCCTGATGTTCATGATGACCAAGGATGCTGTGAAGATACTCACAACGAAGCTGAGTACAATGAAACTGCTGACATCAAGATAGAGAAACTTACACGCTGGAACAATGTGAAGAAGAACCTATTTAAGAG GTTTCCGTGCGACATGGATGAAAGAGTAGAGAGGGCAGAATAG
- the LOC106293101 gene encoding disease resistance protein TAO1-like isoform X2, protein MALSALPRLCEHHVFPSFHGPDVRRGFLSYLLKEFREKGIDVFIDNDIERSKLIGPELTEAIRGSLIAVVLISKNYASSTWCLNELAEIMKCRDEDKQTVEVIFYEVDPSDVKKQKGDFGAVFEKTCAEKTTEEIERWRKALQIVAQLAGYHTSNFDDDAAMIERIVIDVSNKLNDYTTSNDSNSLVGIDIHIGEIESLLSLESAEVRMVGIWGPAGIGKTTIARALYRQLSSKFTHAAFIESIKGKFELNYRDEHAFMLHLQEQLLSKTLNQKDLKIGHLGVAKARLKNKKVLVVLDDVDDLKQLEAMTDKTCWFGPQSRIIITTKDKKLLVAHEINHIYQVGFPSTSEALEILCLSAFRQNSPSLGFEDMAIEVTRLAGRLPLGLRVFGAYLRGMSKDQWIHALPRLRTSLDGDIEKVLRFSYDALCKEDQELFLHIACFLKGEWITDVVECLAESRLNVNHGLHVLFDKCFISLRKWGRLAVHNLLEQLAKDIVRKQSDNPGKRQFLVDAQDICDVLEENAGTETIRGIDFDLSEVRGNLIIDERAFEGMSRLQFLRFRKRGLYENTKLLLPQGLKFRASKLRFLEWDQFPLTCFPREFQPRRLVKLMMKHSKLEKLWEGPIPLPCLKLMELSSSSYLKELPDLSNVTNLKTLNACYCSSLSEISSIGKSTSLEELNLACCFELIVIPSSIGNAINLEILNVGICQGLVELPSSIWSLKKLKKLLIFGCSKLNHLGSQLRSFPDFSGNITEFDMSNTAIEEFPSSIMAFSCLRKLSTITAESFKVFPDVPDTIEVIHLHNAGIEEIPPSIQNLSRLTELSMLSCKKLKVLPTNVNLQSLHSLDLSSCTQLRTFPEISTSFRFLNLSNTAIEEVPSSIWSWSSLLELILEDCNSLLVFHSFPDNIEELDLDLSNTGTDFQGEGLDSVQTLGINLKGCKNLGSLPHIPHFVSTLDASNCESLESIDGFFTNPERCLSFANCFKLSEAARELIEESDYKFALLPGGELPADFDHRAREGLLTVNLYPSPLPLFFRFKACLLLLHRQYDEDEDESEEDEDEDESEDEEDEDASEEDEDNKLMCDIRCVQNGVDIGRGSCKYKLPAILGSKEHLYFLKSSISLNLPKTGVNFSELNFEFKTTSKYWDVKDFAVQILEDPDVHDDQGCCEDTHNEAEYNETADIKIEKLTRWNNVKKNLFKRFPCDMDERVERAE, encoded by the exons ATGGCTCTTTCTGCTTTGCCTCGCCTTTGTGAACACCATGTCTTTCCTAGCTTCCACGGGCCAGATGTCCGTAGAGGCTTTCTCAGCTACTTACTGAAGGAGTTCAGGGAGAAAGGAATCGACGTCTTCATAGACAATGACATAGAGAGGAGCAAGTTGATTGGTCCCGAGCTCACAGAAGCTATAAGAGGATCGTTAATTGCAGTTGTCTTGATCTCGAAGAACTACGCTTCATCAACATGGTGTCTGAACGAGTTGGCGGAGATCATGAAGTGCAGGGATGAAGATAAGCAGACGGTGGAGGTGATTTTCTATGAAGTGGATCCATCTGACGTGAAAAAGCAGAAGGGAGACTTCGGAGCTGTCTTTGAGAAAACTTGTGCAGAGAAGACAACGGAGGAAATTGAGAGATGGAGGAAAGCTTTGCAGATTGTGGCTCAACTCGCTGGTTACCATACAAGTAACTT TGATGATGATGCAGCCATGATTGAAAGAATTGTTATTGATGTTTCGAACAAGCTCAATGATTATACAACATCAAATGATTCCAACAGCTTGGTTGGGATTGATATTCATATCGGAGAGATAGAGTCATTGTTGTCCTTAGAATCAGCTGAAGTTCGGATGGTTGGTATCTGGGGCCCTGCTGGAATTGGTAAGACGACCATCGCCAGAGCTTTATATAGACAGCTCTCTAGTAAGTTTACACATGCTGCTTTTATTGAGAGTATCAAAGGAAAGTTTGAGCTAAACTATCGAGACGAGCACGCCTTCATGTTGCATTTACAAGAACAACTTTTGTCTAAGACTTTAAATCAGAAAGATCTAAAAATAGGTCATCTGGGTGTGGCAAAGGCAAGGCTGAAGAACAAGAAGGTGCTTGTCGTTCTTGATGATGTGGATGACTTAAAGCAGCTAGAAGCTATGACTGACAAAACTTGCTGGTTTGGGCCTCAAAGTAGGATTATCATCACGACAAAGGATAAAAAGCTTTTGGTAGCACATGAGATCAACCATATTTACCAAGTGGGTTTTCCATCTACATCTGAAGCTCTTGAAATTCTCTGTCTGTCTGCTTTTCGTCAAAATTCACCTTCATTAGGGTTTGAGGACATGGCCATAGAAGTTACACGGCTCGCCGGCCGTCTTCCTTTGGGTCTACGTGTTTTTGGCGCTTATCTGCGAGGAATGTCCAAAGATCAGTGGATACATGCATTGCCTCGACTTAGGACGAGTCTTGATGGGGATATTGAGAAAGTATTAAGGTTCAGCTATGATGCTTTATGCAAGGAAGATCAAGAATTGTTTCTTCATATAGCATGTTTTCTCAAAGGTGAATGGATTACTGACGTGGTGGAGTGTCTTGCGGAGAGTCGTTTGAACGTCAACCACGGGCTCCATGTGTTGTTCGATAAATGTTTCATATCTTTACGCAAATGGGGACGGTTGGCGGTGCATAATTTGCTTGAGCAATTGGCTAAAGATATTGTCCGTAAACAGTCTGATAATCCTGGGAAACGTCAGTTCTTGGTGGATGCTCAGGACATTTGTGATGTACTCGAGGAAAATGCT GGCACTGAAACTATTAGAGGAATAGATTTTGACTTATCGGAAGTCAGGGGAAACTTAATCATTGACGAGCGAGCCTTTGAAGGGATGTCTAGGCTCCAGTTCTTAAGATTCCGGAAACGGGGTTTGTATGAAAACACCAAACTTCTCTTACCCCAGGGTCTGAAGTTTAGAGCTAGTAAACTTAGATTTCTTGAATGGGATCAGTTTCCGCTTACATGTTTTCCTCGTGAGTTTCAACCACGGCGCCTTGTCAAACTTATGATGAAGCACAGCAAGCTTGAAAAGCTGTGGGAAGGACCTATT CCGCTCCCATGTCTGAAGCTGATGGAGCTGTCTAGTTCCAGCTACCTCAAAGAACTTCCGGATCTGTCTAATGTCACTAATCTTAAGACACTGAATGCTTGTTATTGCTCAAGTCTGTCGGAGATCTCCTCCATTGGGAAGTCCACTAGTCTCGAGGAGTTGAATCTCGCTTGTTGCTTCGAGTTGATTGTGATCCCTTCTTCCATCGGGAATGCCATTAATCTCGAGATATTGAATGTCGGGATATGCCAGGGTCTGGTTGAACTCCCATCCTCTATTTGGAGCCTCAAGAAGTTAAAGAAACTGTTAATTTTTGGATGCTCAAAGCTAAACCATTTGGGGTCACAGTTGAGAAGCTTTCCTGATTTTTCCGGAAACATTACAGAATTCGATATGAGTAATACAGCGATAGAAGAATTCCCTTCATCAATCATGGCTTTTTCGTGTCTTCGTAAGCTCTCAACAATAACTGCGGAAAGCTTCAAGGTGTTTCCAGATGTTCCTGACACCATCGAAGTGATACATTTGCACAATGCGGGAATAGAAGAAATTCCTCCCTCGATTCAGAATCTCTCACGTCTCACTGAACTGAGCATGCTTAGCTGCAAGAAGTTAAAGGTCCTTCCAACCAACGTCAACCTGCAATCTCTCCATTCACTTGATCTCAGTTCCTGCACACAATTGAGAACGTTTCCAGAGATATCTACAAGCTTTAGATTTCTTAATCTGAGCAATACTGCTATAGAAGAAGTCCCTTCATCCATATGGTCTTGGTCCAGTCTTCTTGAATTGATCTTGGAAGATTGCAACAGCCTTCTGGTGTTCCATAGTTTTCCTGACAACATCGAAGAGTTGGACTTGGACTTGAGCAATACGGGAACAGATTTCCAAGGTGAGGGTCTGGACAGTGTTCAAACATTAGGTATAAACCTCAAAGGGTGCAAGAATCTTGGTTCATTGCCCCACATTCCGCATTTCGTCTCAACCCTTGATGCATCTAACTGTGAGTCGCTGGAGAGTATAGATGGCTTCTTTACCAATCCAGAAAGATGTCTCAGCTTTGCTAATTGTTTCAAGCTGAGCGAAGCAGCGAGAGAACTCATCGAGGAATCGGATTACAAGTTTGCGCTCTTACCTGGTGGAGAACTGCCTGCAGACTTTGATCACCGAGCAAGAGAGGGTTTACTAACTGTCAATTTGTATCCGAGCCCTCTTCCTTTATTCTTCAGATTTAAAGCTTGTCTTTTGCTGCTTCATAGACAATATGATGAGGACGAGGATGAAAGTGAGGAGGATGAGGACGAGGATGAAAGTGAGGATGAGGAGGACGAGGATGCCAGTGAGGAGGATGAGGACAATAAATTGATGTGCGACATCCGGTGCGTTCAGAATGGCGTCGATATTGGACGTGGATCATGCAAGTACAAGCTGCCCGCAATACTGGGATCCAAGGAGCATCTGTATTTCTTGAAATCTTCCATTTCACTAAACCTTCCTAAAACAGGTGTGAATTTCAGCGAGCTTAATTTTGAGTTCAAGACCACTAGTAAATACTGGGATGTAAAAGACTTTGCTGTACAAATCTTGGAAGACCCTGATGTTCATGATGACCAAGGATGCTGTGAAGATACTCACAACGAAGCTGAGTACAATGAAACTGCTGACATCAAGATAGAGAAACTTACACGCTGGAACAATGTGAAGAAGAACCTATTTAAGAG GTTTCCGTGCGACATGGATGAAAGAGTAGAGAGGGCAGAATAG